In Hypanus sabinus isolate sHypSab1 chromosome Y unlocalized genomic scaffold, sHypSab1.hap1 SUPER_Y_unloc_8, whole genome shotgun sequence, the genomic stretch TACAGAGCCCAGATGTTACTCCATCTTATTCTGTACTAGCTGGATCAGACCGTCTGTGCTCATGGATTTGGGACGCTCCAGCGGGAATCCTAGGGCACGGCTCCATATCAGCTGGGAGAGCACGCCTAGGGCTCGTGACACCCCAAACAGCACAGTGTAGTAGTTCATCTCCTTCATTCCATAAtactgtgggggaggggggagaaagacagagagagggttAAAGGGTTTAGGGGTTCACCAATTTCATTCTTTGCATAGGCTGAAAGAGAGAGAAGTTACACCCTTTCCCCAACCGTGCCATCTTCCTCACCTGAAGCAGGACACCACTGTGGGCATCCACATTGGGCCAGGGGTTCTTGGCTTTACCTTGGTCCAGGAGAACACCTGGCACAATCTTGTACAGCTGAGACACTAGTTTGAACATGGGGTCATTGGGAAGGTTCTTGAGGGCAAACTCTCTTTGGCAGGTGTAACGGGGATCAGTTTTCCTCAGCACGGCATGGCCATAGCCTGGTACCACCTGTAATCCAACAGACAGTCACTACTCCGGTTTGACCACGCACAACGCCCAAGGTAAGGCTAAGAGAAGCCCTAATCCCATCTCTCTGTCTTCCATCACACATCCCTTACAACCGAGGATACCAGCCCACCAACACCACCACCTGCTCACAGACTAAACCACTCCCAGCTCCCACCCTCACAGACTGAATCCTGCTTTGCCCTTGCTCCACTACCAGAAATTGTCCTTCCCTGCCATAGACTGATCACCTCACTTCCACCAGACCTTCCACCCTTCCTTCATCACAGATTATCCACTCCTATTCCCCACCAGTTTCTACACCCCACCTACCCCTCATATTTCTCTTCCTGAAATAGCCCACAAACTCCCCTTGGCCTTGTTAGActatccatttccttctctcccCAGTAGGTACCATCCCAACTCTTGGCTCACCACTCTTCACCTACTCACCCTGCCAGAATTGAGGGTGTTCCAGATGAAGTCTCTTAGCTTCTCATCAGACACATCACCACCTAGCTTGTTCTGCAGGTTAGTCAGCCAGATCAGCACTTCCTGAGTGTTGAGGGCAGAACACAATCACATCAGTATTggaatctccctctccccctcccttacTCTTTCTCCCACCCAACTCCCCCCTACCCTCCACTTCTAACTGCTATCCATGACTACTACTGATTGAGAGCATTCCAGTTGCAGGAAACCAGATCATCTCATGCCCACCCTCTCTTTCCACCAGAGATGAACCCCTGACACTCTCTTGCTCTTGTTATGGGGACTCCTCACTCAAAAATTATATAAGCTGAATCTCCAGTGACAAGTACTCATTGATGACTTATTACAGCCCTTCTCAAAAGCAGACATGGTGGCTCAAGATTTCTCCAGGGTAGTCACCCATTGTCTGGTTAAAtacaaattcaataaattaggattttattccctaaaACACAGAAAAATGAGGAGAGATCTTCTTGGAAGTCTCAAAATTATGAGATAGATCTAGGCAGGTCAGGTTAGTATGATCTAGAAGAATCTATTTCTGTTCCGCTTCTTGACTGACTAGATAGGGCTGAGGGAGTGTTTAATCCATAGGTAGGGTGTTAAGGTACTTGATACCTCAGTAATCACCAATACATTGAAATCCAATTACACTTACACTCATAAGGAGATCATGGGGTTCAGGAATTCCCTAGAGTTCACCCTCCCCAACTCATGTGTATTTCCAATAATCACAAACATATATTTCCACCATCCTAACTCACTATCCCCAAGCAGTGTGATATTGTTCACAAATGTGTGATCCACTAACCACATCTTCAAATCCAGGTTCCTACTTTACAATCAAGACAACTAAAGAAGATGATAAACAACATCATATTCAGACCGACCCCTATGGCACAtcagtagtcacaggcctccagtgacCATGATGTCCCATCCTGGATCAAACTATCCTTCTGACCTCAGTGCCCCACTATGGATCGAATTGCCCCCTTAGCCTCTCCCAGTACAGCCAGCGCCTTACCTGATTGGCAAGTCCATGAAGAGGGCCAGCCAGTCCATTCATAGCAGCCCCAAAGCACAGATAGGGGTCAGAGAGGGCACTTCCTACCAGGTGGCAAGTGTGTGCACTCACATTCCCACCCTCATGGTCACTGCAAACAAGATAACAGTGGAGGTAACATGATGGGCTCAGAGATTTTAGAGAAAAGACTTATTGGACCATCTTCCAGACTGACCACTTCTTTAACCCCAACCCTGTACCACTTCCTCACATGTAGTCCCATATCATGGCCACCTCTTTTGCATTGTGTGGGACTAGAATACATCCTGTTCATTAGCAAGTCAGAGAGTAGGGCAGGTACAGAACATAGGAGATTttacactgcaggtgctggaaatctggagctcTACTCCATAAGCTGGGGGAAACAGCAGGTCAGAAGCACTCATGAAAGGAAtgggcagttgacattttgggatgaGAATTTCATTAGGACTGCAAAGGATGGAGGCAGAAACAAGAATAAGAATGTGGTATGAggaaaaggagtacaagctggcaggagacaggtgagacaaggtgagggggagatgAATGGGTGAGATATGGGggtatgaagtgagaagttggaaAGTGACAGGTGGGAGCAATAAATGGCTGAATGAAATGGAAACTAATAGAAGGGACTGGAATAAACGTAAAAAGTGAAAAGAATAAGTGAGAAGTGGTGAGAATGCATACAGATTGGTTAATGATAAAAAAGTGACAAGGGGGAGCATGTAGTTGTAAAATCAGTGTTCCTgccatcagactgaaggctacccagatggaacatgaagtgttgctcttccaacctgagactGACCTCATCATTGTTGTAGAAGAAGTTACAACCAACAATTTGGAAGGGAATGAGAAGCTGGACTGAAACAGGCTGTCCATAGGAAATCTCAGCTTTTGAAGCAGAGAGAAGCACAAAAATGGTCCCACAATCTTCAGGATTCACTGATgtggaggaggccacatcaggaacacCAGATAAGATTACACTGACATGCTCACGGTGAAGCATCACCTCATCTGAAGGTACTGTCTcaggccctgaatgatggtgaagATAAGGTGTAGGAGCACCTATCACACCAGTCGCAGGCAGGGTGTCATTCCTGACTCTCAAGAAGCCTCTGCACACCAGCTATCTCCACTCGCAATACAAAACAGAAGGTAGGCAAAGGACCTCACTGACCTATGGAAAAACAAGGGTTCTCCAATTGATCAATTAATATAAagccacgcacacaaaatgctgaaggaactcagcaggtcagccatcatctatggagggaaataaacagtgtcTTTGGCTGAAACATAAACCATTCATTGTCCTCTACAGATGTTGCCCAAGCCATTGAGCTCCTCCAGGGTTCTGTACATTGCTACAAAGGGAAGTAAGATGGTTCTGGGTATGATTACTGAGGACACTCAGCAATTTTATTAATAAACtcgatgtgggggtagaagggtgggttggcaagtttgcagacgacgcaaaggttggtggtggtgtagatagtgtagaggattgtcgaagattgcagagagacagtgatagaatgcagaagtgggctgagaggtggcagatggagttcaacccggagaagtgtgaggtggtacactttggaaggacaaactccagggtaaagtccaaagtaaatagcaggatacttggtagagtggaggagcagaaggatctgggggtacatgtccacagatccctgaaagttgtctcacaggtagatagggcagctaagaaagcttatggggtgttagctttcataattcgagggatagagtttaagagacacaatgtaatgatgcagctctgtaaaactctagtcaggccacacttggagtactgtgtccagttctggtcgcctcactataggaaggatgtggaagcattggaaagggtacagaggtgatttaccgggatgctgcctggtttagagagtttggattatgatcagagattaagggagctagggctttacaatttggagagaaggaggatgacaggagacatgatagagctgtacaagatattaagaggaacagacagagtggacagccagcgcctcctcCCCAGGGCcccattgctcagtacaagaggacatggctttacggTAAGGGgtaggaagttcaagggggatattagaggaaggttttcactcagagagtggttggtgtgtggaatgcactgcccgagtcagtggtagaggcagatacactagtgaagtttaagagactaaaTATAtggagacaggtatatggaggaatttaaggtgggggggggggttatatgggagacagggtttgagggtcagcacaacattgtgggctgaagggcctgtaatgtgctgtattgttctatgttccttATATTCCAATTGACCCCCACATCCCaaccagagagagtgtgtgagcgaTACTGACCTGTGGATAGTAAGGTACAATCTCATCAGCTCAGTAAACTCAGGCTGTGTATAACCCAGCATGTTAGTGAAGTTGTGAGACCAGTCCAGGTCAGAGTCAATGGCCCCGATACTGCTGCCCTCCCGGTACAAGTTCCTGTAGATCTTTGCTGCCACACAAGGCAGCTTGGCAATGAGGTCCATTGAGTCCTCATAGATAAACTGCAGGGGAGGGTGAAGGaaagacaggttaggagaaaaaAGAGTCAGCTTAAACCTACACTGAAATGTCTTCAACAAATGTTAGAGCTTGGAGGCCTGAGGATTAAGCTTAGGGTTAAACCATGACAGGTACCACATCTCCTGCAGTGACACTTCTGGTTGCCTAGAAATAGGGAGCTGAGCCGAAAGCAGTTGGTGAATGGGTTATCCCCACTCAAAGAGTACAAACCCTTATTACTGAGTCTAGGCGTAAAAAAACACATAGGATTACCCACCTCACTCTGCATGTGAAGGCACACCCCAGATTCACTCAACGCATTGCCCTATCTTTGTCCACCTCATCCCCAACCTTCTTCACACACCTGCCACATCCTCCTCATTTGGTCTTGTTAGAGTATTGACTAGACCCTCGCACTGGCAAACTAGGGCACTCCTCACAAGAGAACTGGCCCATCAATATCCCAAACAGACCTGGCCATCATCACCTTAAATGTTTACCTCTCAATACTGTACATCCCTGTACATGTTGCTGTAGTTGAGATTTGACTCCCTGCTCTAGATTACACCTACACAGATACTCTGCAATGTCCTATCCCACAAATCTGCTCTCTCACTGCCACATAACCATCCCTCTTTTCACTCCCCCATCTTACCACCTAGAACTTGGTCCTTTGTTCCCTTGGACAGGGAACCACTGGACTGGACAATACCTTCAGTCTGCCCCAGCTCACCTCCCAGTATCTCGTCATGCTGACCCATGGAGTAAGGAGCTTTCATGCCTCACTGTCTCCTCCACCTCACAGAACccctccttcactctccctccttaCTTCCCAGTTTTCATGGTATAGCAAGTATAGTGAGTTTTATATCCCTCACCCACACTTTGCACAAAACATCCCTTCACCCTCCTTCATACCACTTGGACAATGCAAAGCCCCTCCCCCCAATCATCTTCAACCCCTCCTTACCTCCCAGTATCTGGTCTTGTTGACTCCACCTGAGTAGGCTTGGGCAAAGCTGCTTTCACTGTTGAGGGCTGTGATTGCTGCACTCAGCTGTGACATGGGGTGCAGGTTGTTGGGGAAGTTGTCTAACATGGTGACCACGTGGGAGGGCAGGGCTGCCCTCCGTGCCCATTCGCGGGACACCCATGTGACCTGTACAAGGGTAAGAAATAGCTTGACAGCATGGGATTACTCATGGGGGGAGGGAAAAGAATAATCCTTCACATTCTCCAACCTCACTCCCATACTTCCCTGAACAGTGCAAaaaatagcataattgataaaaaaaagaccatgggcacagtaaaaatagtccaaagatattaagggactataagttcaaaagaaatcaccacacagtttccacaagtccccagggtcccgacagacttgccatcccacacaggcggcagaagggaatacccccactatggagttccacggcgccacccgactcagcctcgcagacacagcacacaatgaaaactccgtcggacccagcctcgcagatatattccaaaaaatgaagaaatactcaaatggtaaacagtacaaccctggctgacaagggatgtcaaagttattgtaaaaagaaaagaaagggcatataacaaagcaaaaattagttaaaaagttttaaaatacctacagagaacaactaaaaaaatcattagaaaagatgaaatatgaaagcaagctagcaattAATGTCAGTGGATTTTTCAAATATGTTAAAAAaatagaaatgagagtggatataggactactAGAAACATATTAATGGGGTTCAAGGAGATAGCTGATGAACTAaaagaatattttgcatcagtcttcactgtggaagataccagcagtgtgcctgatgttgtagtgtgtgaaggaagagaagtgggtgcagttacaagACAGAAGGTGCATAAAAAGCTGACCCAGATCGAGAGGAACTGTACCCTAGGGTAGCATTAGAGTTTGTGgtgacattagaaatgatctttcaaaaatcattggactctggcatggtgccagaggactggaaaattgcaaatgtcactgcactcattaagaatggaggaaggcagcagaaataaaattatagaccatttagcctgacttcagtgttttGAAAGACgttagtcaattgttaaggacgagCTGATGAAGTACTTGGTGAGATAGGCCAAAACAgtacaaagttagcatggtttccttcaggtatAGAAGACTAgtgagaggcaaagagtgggaataaagggggcgtTTTCCGGTTCatttcacaggggttggtgttgggactgattcttttcacTTTAATACATCAATGAATTTAGaacagaattaatggctttaCAGCCATGttcgcagatgatacaaagaaaggtggagggtcAGGTGTTGCTGTGGCAGCAGACATGTTCTGGATGATTGGGCCCTCTTCTGAGGCAGGTGGAGCCTGTATGggagggatgggttacacttgaatctgaaGGGGAACAAATTTCTTGTGATCAGATTTACTAGAGCTTGTTGGGAGTGGTTTAGGCTAATAACGcagagggatggggtccagtaTGATTGAGGTAAGGATGAGCCAGCACGTTTACAAGTAGGGCCTATAGATAGATAGTCCCTTGAtgctgatgggatgcatcccaagGTACTGAGGAAACTGGCAGAGGTTATAGCAGACGttttggtaatcatttaccaatattctctagactctgggcaggtcccagcagactggaagacagcaaatgtcacgccacttttttaaaaaggatgtagACAAAACATGGGCAACTTAGgctagttagcttaacatctaaagtccggaaaatgcttgaagttgtCATTAAGGAAAAAATAGCAAAACAttcagaaaggagtggttccattagacagacacggCATAGATTCagaaaagggcaggtcctgtttgacaaatttactggagttctttgaggacataatgggtgcagtggatggaggggatgtcgtatacttggatttccagaaggtgtttgataaggtgtcacacaagagacttatacataagatacagatgcatggagttCAGTAAGTGttttggcatggatagtggattagtTAATCGAtagaggcagagagttggtatctATAGGtatttctccagttggcagtcagtggtgagaggggtgccacaggggttggtgccgGACCCACAGCTGTTTATcatttatattgatgatttataagaggggactgagtgtagcatagcaaaaatatgctgatgacactaaactgagtgggaaagcaaattgtacagaggatgtggagagtctgcagagggatatagataggttaagtgagtaggCCGAGgtctgacagatggaatacaacgttagTAAGTATGGGATCATCCACTGGAAAGAATAATTGAAGACccgattattatttaaatggtgaaagattgcagcatgccgTTGTGTAGAGGGACTTgtgagtgcttgttcatgaattgcaaaagttggcttgcagatacaacaggttattaagaaggcaaatggaactttggccttcattgctagagggactgaATTCAAGAACAGTGAGGTCATACTGCAACTatatagggtactggtgaggccacacctggagtactgtgtgcagttcaggCCTCCatgcttgaggaaggatataccggCAGATGAgattcatcagattgattccagagatgaaggggttaacttacgaggcgagattgagtcgcctgggactatactctctggaattcagaagaatgagggggatcttatagaaacacacaaaattttgaaagggatagataagatagaaataagaaagttgtttccattggtaggtaagACTAGAATTGCCTCAAGATTCTGGGAAAaagatttaagatggagatgaggagaaactctttttcccagagagtggttaatctgtggaattctctgcccagggaagcagttgaggcttcctcattaaatatatgtaagatacagttagataggtttttacatagtagggatattaagggttatggggaaaaggcaggaagatggagctgagtttacagacagatcagccatgatcttattgaatagctgGGCAGAtatgatgggccagatggcctactccttctCCTATTTCTCAAGTTCttatgatggatgtaacatgaatgtaagaaagGAAAAGCCAATGAttaggtacaaatgcagacaaagcAACAACTTAATATGTATTGCAGAGGCAAAATTTTAAAGGGCAAACAATGCAGAACTGAGGGTGTTGAATTTAAATGcgtgtagcatttggaataaggtggacaacaATTAGAtgctgggcatcactgagtcatgaccGAAAGTTTAACATCAATGAATACGCTTTGTATCAAATGGAcacacaatagacagtaggtgcaagagtaggccattcagcccttcaggccattcaatgtgatcatggctgatcatacacaatcagtacccagttactgccttctccccatatccttgactctgctatctttaagagctctattttgttatttcttgaaagcatccagagaattggcctccactgccttttgaggcagaacatttcacagatccacaaacgtctgggtgaaaaagtttttcctcaactccgttctaaatggcctaccccttattcttaaactgtggcctcttgttctgAACTTCTGCaacgtttcctgcctctagcgtgtccaatcccttaataatcttatatgtttcaatcagatcccctctcatccttctaaattccagtgtatacaagcccagtcgctccaatctttcaacatatgacagtcccgccatcccaggaattaaccctgtgaacctacgctgcactccctcaatagcaagaatgtccttcctcaaatttggaaaccaaaactgcacacaatattccaggtggggtctcacaagGTCCCTATacatctgcagaaggacctctttactcctatactcaactccccttgttatgaaggccaacatcccattagctttcttcactgcctgctgtacctgcatgcttactttcagtgattgatgaacaaggacacctagatctcattgtacttccccttttcctaacttgacaccatttggctagtaatctgccttcctgttcttgccaccaaagtggataacctcacatttatccacattaaacattAATGTTTAATTAACATTaaactcacccaacctgtccaagtcaccctccattctcataacatcctcttgacatttcacactgccacccagctttgtgttgtctgcaaatttgccaacgttacttttaatcccttcatctaaatcattaatgtatattgtaaacagctgcggtcccagcaccgaaccttgcagtacccttgcactagtcactgcctgtcatTTTGAAAGGAacccattaatccctactctgtctgccaaccaattttctaaccATGTttgtaccctacccccaatactatatgctctaattttgcccactaatctc encodes the following:
- the LOC132386033 gene encoding citrate synthase, mitochondrial isoform X1 yields the protein MYLLASNRATARLLRSTKITACTVFSFWRASSSMNLKEVLADLIPKEQSRIKAFKQQHGKTIIGQISIDMVYGGMRGMKGLVYETSVLDPEEGIRFRGYSIPECQKLLTKAAGGEEPLPEGLFWLLMTGEIPTKEQVTWVSREWARRAALPSHVVTMLDNFPNNLHPMSQLSAAITALNSESSFAQAYSGGVNKTRYWEFIYEDSMDLIAKLPCVAAKIYRNLYREGSSIGAIDSDLDWSHNFTNMLGYTQPEFTELMRLYLTIHSDHEGGNVSAHTCHLVGSALSDPYLCFGAAMNGLAGPLHGLANQEVLIWLTNLQNKLGGDVSDEKLRDFIWNTLNSGRVVPGYGHAVLRKTDPRYTCQREFALKNLPNDPMFKLVSQLYKIVPGVLLDQGKAKNPWPNVDAHSGVLLQYYGMKEMNYYTVLFGVSRALGVLSQLIWSRALGFPLERPKSMSTDGLIQLVQNKME
- the LOC132386033 gene encoding citrate synthase, mitochondrial isoform X2, which encodes MNLKEVLADLIPKEQSRIKAFKQQHGKTIIGQISIDMVYGGMRGMKGLVYETSVLDPEEGIRFRGYSIPECQKLLTKAAGGEEPLPEGLFWLLMTGEIPTKEQVTWVSREWARRAALPSHVVTMLDNFPNNLHPMSQLSAAITALNSESSFAQAYSGGVNKTRYWEFIYEDSMDLIAKLPCVAAKIYRNLYREGSSIGAIDSDLDWSHNFTNMLGYTQPEFTELMRLYLTIHSDHEGGNVSAHTCHLVGSALSDPYLCFGAAMNGLAGPLHGLANQEVLIWLTNLQNKLGGDVSDEKLRDFIWNTLNSGRVVPGYGHAVLRKTDPRYTCQREFALKNLPNDPMFKLVSQLYKIVPGVLLDQGKAKNPWPNVDAHSGVLLQYYGMKEMNYYTVLFGVSRALGVLSQLIWSRALGFPLERPKSMSTDGLIQLVQNKME